CCTCGTGACGATGTGATCAGAGATTCCGAGGGATAGAGCGCAGAAACGAGCCTGCTCCTGCAGCGCTCACGTCAGTAAACAAATGTCAGCTGAATGCTACAAATGCATGGTTTTTACTGCCCGGCATGTGCTTGCTTTATCAAATTATGCCTGTTAATAgtatcaaacaaaacaaaatattgctctTCTCTTCATCCAGAGCCCAATGTACGTCTACGAAATAATTTGATGGATGATTCGGATGGCAGCGAGTTGTTCGAGGACACAAGTGGCTGCGCTTCACCGACATCCCACCAGAGGTGAGGCTCGCCACACAGGTTCAACATTAAACATCTTAAATGAGTCTGCATGGTTTACATTCACATTCTCTAATCCCTATTGCCAACAGTTAATGTGCGTTATCGTTGACAGGAATCTACATAGCGGACGTCCGATGGCAGGTTTCCCGGGCGAATCCATGCTGTCGGACCCCGTGTCTAACTTTGCCATGGCTTATGGCAGCTCACTGGCATCTCAGGGGAAGGAAATAATGGACAAGAATGTAAGATTGACTCACAGATCTTTGTTTCGCTTAAAGAAAGAAACATTTGGAGAGGGGGatattgtgtttctgtattgTAGCTGGACAGATTCATCCCGATTTCCAAGCTGAAATACTACTTCGCTGTGGACACGGTGTACGTGGGAAAGAAGCTGGGTCTTCTAGTTTTCCCTTACATGCATGAGGTAGGTGGGCTAGATTTCAAGTATCCTATTTTTAGAGCTGCTCCCCGGATACATCTGGTTCCTTCTGTGACCTCATTAGGTGTCAAAAGTTTCGAATTGACGGCCTACGGATCTGCCTTTTGGTTGAAATATTCTTATACAAGAGTGTCTCGTTTGTGTTGGAGCTTACCATTAAGGAATATTTCCAATGACATGTTGACAATGACATTGTGTGATCCACGTGGTGCAGAACTGGGAGGTGAGCTACCAACAGGACACTCCTGTGGCACCGCGCTTTGACATCAACGCTCCCGATCTTTACATCCCCGCCATGGGCTTCATCACGTATGTGCTAGTGGCTGGGCTGGCCCTGGGCACACAAAACAGGTACATGTGAACATACACTTTTAATGGGCGAGCCGGTGGTTTTTAATGGCACAAAACTACTAAAGTGTGTGATACCCCCGCCCCCAAATACTGTATGTCAAGGAAATTAAAATGCAATTCTGACTGTCCTTGG
This genomic window from Syngnathus typhle isolate RoL2023-S1 ecotype Sweden linkage group LG6, RoL_Styp_1.0, whole genome shotgun sequence contains:
- the yif1b gene encoding protein YIF1B isoform X2, which translates into the protein MDYSATQKGFRQQPNVRLRNNLMDDSDGSELFEDTSGCASPTSHQRNLHSGRPMAGFPGESMLSDPVSNFAMAYGSSLASQGKEIMDKNLDRFIPISKLKYYFAVDTVYVGKKLGLLVFPYMHENWEVSYQQDTPVAPRFDINAPDLYIPAMGFITYVLVAGLALGTQNRFTPELLGVQASSALVWLIMEVLAVLLSLYLVTVNTDLTTIDLLAFAGYKYVGMIIGVVAGLLFGRPAYYISLLWCCASIFVFMTRTLRLKLLSEAAAEGRLVRGARNQLRMYLTMCIAAAQPLFMYWFTYHLIR
- the yif1b gene encoding protein YIF1B isoform X1, with translation MDYSATQKGFRQRKLQPNVRLRNNLMDDSDGSELFEDTSGCASPTSHQRNLHSGRPMAGFPGESMLSDPVSNFAMAYGSSLASQGKEIMDKNLDRFIPISKLKYYFAVDTVYVGKKLGLLVFPYMHENWEVSYQQDTPVAPRFDINAPDLYIPAMGFITYVLVAGLALGTQNRFTPELLGVQASSALVWLIMEVLAVLLSLYLVTVNTDLTTIDLLAFAGYKYVGMIIGVVAGLLFGRPAYYISLLWCCASIFVFMTRTLRLKLLSEAAAEGRLVRGARNQLRMYLTMCIAAAQPLFMYWFTYHLIR